AGCCGTTCGACCAGGTCGAAGGTGGTGTCGACGTCGAAGCTCTCCTCCAGCACCACCGTCCCGCCCTTGAGCAGCGTGGGCAGGCAGGTCATCCCCAGCGCGGCGCTGTGGAACAGCGGGGCGTTGATCAGGGTGACCTCGGTGCTGGTGAGATCGACGTCCACCACGACGTTGAGGGCGTTCCAGACGGCGTTGCCGTGGCTGATCCGGGCCCCCTTCGGCCTGCCGGTGGTGCCGGAGGTGTAGAGGATGAACGCCGTGTCCTCGTGCGCCACGGGTTCGTCGACCCGATCGGCCGGAGAGGCGGCGATCAGGGATTCGAGGTCTTCCTCCGGTGCCTCGTCCCCGTTGACCGCGATCAGGCGAAGCCGGGGGAGGCGCTGCCGCAGCGCCCGTGCCGTCTCGGTGTGCCGCCGCTCGTGCACGAGCACCTCGGCACCGCAGTCCTCCAGCATGAAGGCCAGCTCGGCGATGGCCAGCCTGGTGTTCAGCGGTACGAACACCGCACCTAGGGCCCCCGAGGCGAACATCGTTTCCAGGAACGCCGGGTGGTTCGGACCGAGGTAGGCGATCCGGTCACCTCGGCCGAGGCGGTGACCGCGCAGCCCGTTCGCCAGCGCGTGGACCCGGTCGCGCAGCTCCGCGTAGCCCAGCGTGCGTTCCCCGTGGACCACTGCGGTGCTGTCCGGTGTGCTACGGGCGCGTCTGGTCGGCCAGGATCCCAGTCCCTGGTCGCGCATGGCTGTTCCACCTCCCGGTTCGGGACCGTGTCGGGCACGAACGTTCCGTCGGGACGAGCGACGGAGCGGAGCTCTCGCGGTCACGTCCTGTTCTCGTAGGCCCCCATGCCGGGCCGGTAGGTCTTCTCGTCCAGGAACTGTTCGAGACCCTGCTGCTTTCCCCGTTCGGGGTCGTGTCCGGTGGCGGCGTCGAGTTTGGCGTAGAGGTAGTCCTCGGCCTGGTCCCAGGAGAGCTGCCGGGCCTTCTTGAAACCGACCTTGGCCGCCCGCAGCACGTGGGTGTTCATCCCGGCGAGCTTGGTCGCCACTTCCTCGGTGCGCTCGCGCAGCCGTTCGGCGGGAACCGCTTCGTTGACCAGGCGCATCCGCTCCGCGCGGCGACCGTCGAAGGTCTCGCCGGTCATGATGAACCACAGCGCGTCGCGGGAGGGCACGGTTTCGGCGAGCGCGCGGGAGACGAGTCCGCCGGGCGGGATGCCCCAGTTGACCTCGGAGAGTCCGAAGGTGGCTTCCTCGTCGGCGATCGCCAGGTCGCAGCACACCAGGGGAGTGAACGCTCCGCCGAAGCACCACCCGTTCACCATGGCGATCGTGGGCTTGGCGAAGTGGATCAGGCGTCGCCACTGCCATTCCGCGCTCTCGCGGCGGGCCCGGTTCTCCACGTGGGGCGGGGCCTGCTCGACCTCCCGGAAGTACTCCTTGAGGTCCATTCCCGCCGACCAGGCCTCGCCGTTCCCGCGCAGCACCACCGCGCCGACCCGTTCGTCGGCTTCGAGCCGCTCCAGCGCCCGGATCATCTCGCGGTTGAGCGTCGGATTCATGGCGTTGCGCTTGCGGGGGCGGTTGAACGACAGCCAGCCGATCCCGGCCTCGTCGACCCAGACCTCGACGGTTTCGTACTGGTTCGCGGCGGGTTCCTCGGTGGTGGACAAGTGGACGCTCCTCGAACGGGTGCGCGGGACCCGGTTCGTTCCGGGGTCTCGCGATGGAAATCAATCAGGTTCCCTGATGATGAACAAAGAACGAGGGCGCGGCAAGGGGCCGTTCGGGGGGTTTCGCTACGGGCGGGGCGGCGAGCAGGGGCGGCACCGTGAGCCTCAGGAGGGGTTCGCCGGAGGCTCGTCCGGAGGACCGGAGTTGCGGGGGACGAGCGGGGTCAACGCGGTGTAGCTCCTGTCGAGGCACTCCCGGAACACCAGGCGTTCGCCCGGGTTCAGCGAGTCGAGTACGCGCTGTTCGAGGGCGTCGACCAGCGGGGAGCAGGTGACCACGAGATCCCGGCCCCGCCTGGTCAGGCTGATCAGCAGCGCTCGGCGGTTCGTCTCGTCGCGCCTGCGCCGTACCAGCTCGTGCCGCTCCAGCCACCGCACCATCTCGTGCATGGTCTGCGGCGTCACGAACGAGCGCCGCGCGAGCTGGGCGGAGGTGAGCTCGCCCCGCCGCTGCAGCACGGTCAGGGCGGTGTACTGCAGCGTGGTCAGGCCGTGGGGGCGCAACGCCTCGTCCATGAGCGACCGGATGATCATTTCGAGCCGTTTGACCAGGTACAGCGTCAACGGGGCCTCGGCGTCGGAGGAGTCCTCGCCGCCCTTCTCCTCGGCGTAGTCGGTCACGGGCTCATCGTGTCACTCCCCGTCGGGGTGTCCCGCTCCAGGTCCTGGGGTGTGCTCCGTCGAACACCCTCCAGTATGTATCAGGGAACCTGAATATTCTGGTGCGGCTTCTCCGGTGTTGGTTCGGCTCTTCACGGGGCGGAACCGCTGTTGGTCACAGTTGGAGCGGGGCAGGTTTCCCCGCCTGCCGGGGTGTCCACTCCGGATCAGGTGCGGAGCTGTCGTCCGGGCGTCGCGTTGTGGGTGAGGGGGCTGTTAGCCACGGGCCCTGACTCCGGTGAGGTCTCCTCGCCTGCCTCCCACGGAAGGGTGAGACAGCTACGCGTCGGCATGTCGACGAGGAGTGGGCGGGTCCCGCGCACTCCTCCGCCGGGAGCCGTTACGCGCATCGCCCGGTCCGTTGACGATGCGCGATGTTCCCGGACGAACAGGGCGATCATAGTGCGAGGACCGAACGTGTTCCGCCGTCCTCCTCGGGGCGGGCGGCGTCGAGCGACCGGTGCGACCGTGGCCGCGTGCCTGCTCTCGGTGGGTACCGTCACCGGCGCGGCAACGGCGACTCCCGCCGAGCGACCCGCGGAGGGGCCGGGAGCCCGGCAGACGGAAGGCTCCGCGCGAAGTCCGCAGCTCGACATCACCAAGACCGTGAATCCGAACCCGATGACAGTGGGCGCGGAAGCGGAGTACGTGATCACCGTGACCAACACCGGTGACACCGACGCCGAGGACGTGGTCGTCACCGACCAGCTCGACTCCGGGGTCCGGGGAAGAGAACTTCCCGCCGACTGCTCCGTCGACGGCCGGACCGTGCCGGAGGTGCCCCAACTGTGCCCCGCGAACCAGGCGGCGACGATCAAGTGAGGGTGATCGATCCAGCGCCCCTCGAGGGTCAACCGGTTGATTTGCTGTGCGCCCTCGGCGGGATTCGAACCTGCGACACCCGCTTCAGGAAGACTGCCGCCACCGTATACAGGTGTTTGACCTGCATCGATCGTTGTTCCATGTATTGCTGTCGCTCCACCGGGCTCGCCTGATTTACTTACTTCATGCCCACGGTCGTGCCCGAGAACATTCGGCAGAAGGAGCTATCGAAAGCTCTCATCGCTGCGCGATATCGAGGGCTCTCCGAGATGGTTCGTCGATTTCTCTGAGAAGCTGGTCGCAGCGTGGCTCATCCATCGATATACAACCCCACCGAAGGATGGGTAAGCTGGAACAGCGATACGATCCCGAACTGGGAATCACGTGGCCGTCTCTTGAATCTCCTGGCGTATGCAAGAGGCGGTCCGTTCGTGAGATTCTCCGAGCAGGATCGCATACCCGCCCGATTGCCGTCGGTTATTACGACGCCTTCCACGAATGCCGCTCGATTTGGATCGATTGCCTAGAGTGTGTCGCCGGGCGATGACAGCTGAGGGTCGGTAGGATTATCCGCCGCGTACCTACCAGGACGGAGGGTATAACGATTGGGGCAGGTGTGTTCAGAGTGAGCATATGGACGAGCTAAGCGAGCTGGTAGAGCGCTTCCGTGAGGGGGTCGCAGCTGGAGACGCGGACATCCTTACCACGTTTTGGGTAGGCGATGAGGACAACCTCGTCTACGCCGTCTGGGAGTGGGCTCGATCGTTGCGAACCCGCGACGAGATAGCCCAGTACTATCGGGAGGCACTCGGCCCTGTCGGGAGCGTGGACACGGCTAAGGTCACAGATCTGGTGGTAGTAGCAGGGGAAAATTAGGGGCGCTCCTTTTTCCGGTTTCGCTTCGCGGGAAATGATAAGGCGAGTGGTGAACGGTTCGACGTGGGCATTCGTATTTCGATGTTCGCCCGGATCCGTGATGGTCGGTCATCTCGGTGTCCAGGGG
The nucleotide sequence above comes from Actinopolyspora erythraea. Encoded proteins:
- a CDS encoding p-hydroxycinnamoyl CoA hydratase/lyase; this translates as MSTTEEPAANQYETVEVWVDEAGIGWLSFNRPRKRNAMNPTLNREMIRALERLEADERVGAVVLRGNGEAWSAGMDLKEYFREVEQAPPHVENRARRESAEWQWRRLIHFAKPTIAMVNGWCFGGAFTPLVCCDLAIADEEATFGLSEVNWGIPPGGLVSRALAETVPSRDALWFIMTGETFDGRRAERMRLVNEAVPAERLRERTEEVATKLAGMNTHVLRAAKVGFKKARQLSWDQAEDYLYAKLDAATGHDPERGKQQGLEQFLDEKTYRPGMGAYENRT
- a CDS encoding MarR family winged helix-turn-helix transcriptional regulator, producing the protein MIIRSLMDEALRPHGLTTLQYTALTVLQRRGELTSAQLARRSFVTPQTMHEMVRWLERHELVRRRRDETNRRALLISLTRRGRDLVVTCSPLVDALEQRVLDSLNPGERLVFRECLDRSYTALTPLVPRNSGPPDEPPANPS
- a CDS encoding DUF7507 domain-containing protein, whose amino-acid sequence is MGTVTGAATATPAERPAEGPGARQTEGSARSPQLDITKTVNPNPMTVGAEAEYVITVTNTGDTDAEDVVVTDQLDSGVRGRELPADCSVDGRTVPEVPQLCPANQAATIK